A genomic window from Klebsiella quasipneumoniae subsp. quasipneumoniae includes:
- the yghU gene encoding glutathione-dependent disulfide-bond oxidoreductase, with the protein MSEQNYQPPKVWEWKQNSGGAFANINRPVSGATHERVLPVGTHPLQLYSLGTPNGQKVTIMLEELLALGVSGAEYDAWLIRIGEGDQFSSGFVGINPNSKIPALSDHSTTPPTRVFESGNILLYLAEKFGFFLPKDPAGRTETLNWLFWLQGAAPFLGGGFGHFYNYAPVKIEYAIDRFTMEAKRQLDVLDKQLARGRYVAGEEYTIADMAVWPWYGNVVLGNVYNAAEFLDAGSYTNVLRWAQDVGNRPAVKRGRIVNRTNGPLNEQLHERHDARDFDTQTEDKRQA; encoded by the coding sequence ATGTCAGAGCAAAACTACCAGCCACCAAAGGTGTGGGAATGGAAGCAAAACAGCGGCGGCGCGTTCGCCAACATCAACCGTCCCGTTTCCGGCGCGACTCATGAACGCGTCCTGCCGGTGGGAACCCATCCGCTCCAGCTATACTCACTTGGCACGCCCAACGGCCAGAAGGTGACGATCATGCTGGAGGAGCTGCTGGCGCTGGGCGTCAGCGGCGCGGAGTACGACGCCTGGCTGATACGCATTGGCGAAGGCGATCAGTTTTCCAGCGGCTTTGTCGGCATCAACCCGAACTCGAAGATCCCGGCGCTGAGCGATCACTCCACCACGCCGCCCACCCGAGTATTCGAATCCGGCAACATTCTTCTCTATCTGGCGGAAAAATTTGGCTTCTTCCTGCCGAAGGATCCCGCCGGCCGCACTGAAACCCTTAACTGGCTGTTCTGGCTGCAGGGCGCCGCGCCCTTCCTCGGCGGCGGCTTCGGCCACTTCTATAACTATGCGCCGGTGAAGATCGAGTACGCGATCGATCGCTTTACCATGGAAGCCAAACGCCAGCTCGACGTGCTGGACAAACAGCTCGCCCGCGGTCGCTATGTGGCCGGCGAGGAGTATACCATCGCCGATATGGCGGTCTGGCCATGGTATGGCAACGTGGTGCTGGGCAATGTCTATAACGCGGCGGAGTTCCTCGACGCCGGGAGCTACACCAACGTGCTGCGCTGGGCGCAGGATGTCGGCAACCGCCCCGCCGTCAAGCGCGGACGCATCGTTAACCGCACCAACGGCCCGCTCAATGAGCAGCTGCATGAGCGCCACGACGCCCGCGACTTTGACACCCAAACGGAAGATAAGCGCCAGGCGTAG
- a CDS encoding short chain dehydrogenase yields the protein MKIIVIGASGTIGRAVSEELGQRHDVIRVGRTRGDYQVDITSQGSVEALFAQTGEVDAIVSTTGNLHFGPLSTMTDSQFNLGLQDKLLGQIRLALIGQHFLRDGGSITLVSGIVVQEPIAQGVNATTVNAGLEGFVRAAACELPRGIRINLISPTVLSESLAAYGDFFPGFASVPAAAVAQAYRRSIEGVQTGRIYPVGY from the coding sequence ATGAAAATTATCGTTATCGGTGCCAGCGGCACCATTGGTCGCGCGGTCAGCGAAGAACTGGGCCAGAGACATGACGTTATCCGCGTCGGCCGCACCCGGGGGGATTATCAGGTGGATATTACCTCCCAGGGGAGCGTCGAGGCGCTGTTTGCGCAGACCGGCGAAGTAGACGCCATCGTCTCCACCACCGGCAATCTGCACTTTGGGCCGTTAAGCACCATGACCGATAGCCAGTTCAACCTCGGTCTGCAGGACAAGCTGCTGGGGCAAATTCGCCTGGCGCTGATAGGCCAGCATTTCCTGCGCGACGGCGGGTCGATTACTCTGGTCAGCGGCATTGTCGTGCAGGAGCCGATTGCTCAGGGCGTCAATGCCACGACGGTTAACGCCGGTCTGGAAGGCTTTGTGCGCGCCGCCGCCTGCGAACTACCGCGCGGGATCCGCATTAATCTCATCAGTCCCACCGTGCTCAGCGAGTCGCTGGCGGCCTACGGCGACTTTTTCCCGGGCTTTGCCAGCGTCCCCGCCGCCGCCGTGGCGCAGGCCTATCGCCGCAGCATTGAAGGGGTGCAGACCGGCCGCATCTACCCGGTCGGCTACTAG
- the exbD gene encoding TonB system transport protein ExbD, protein MAMRLNENLDDNGEMHEINVTPFIDVMLVLLIIFMVAAPLATVDVKVNLPASSSQPQPRPEKPIYLSVKADKSMFLGNDPVTEANMINALDSLTAGKKDTTVFFRADKTVDYETMMKVMDTLHQAGYLKIGLVGEETVKAK, encoded by the coding sequence ATGGCGATGCGTCTTAATGAAAATCTGGACGATAACGGCGAAATGCATGAGATCAACGTGACGCCGTTTATCGACGTCATGCTGGTTCTGCTGATTATCTTCATGGTAGCCGCGCCGCTGGCGACGGTCGACGTGAAGGTCAATCTGCCGGCCTCCTCCAGCCAGCCGCAACCGCGACCGGAAAAACCTATCTACCTGTCGGTGAAGGCGGATAAGAGCATGTTCCTCGGCAACGACCCGGTGACCGAAGCGAATATGATTAACGCCCTGGATAGCCTGACCGCCGGCAAAAAAGATACCACCGTCTTCTTCCGCGCGGATAAAACCGTCGATTACGAGACGATGATGAAAGTGATGGATACCCTGCATCAGGCGGGCTATCTCAAGATCGGGCTGGTGGGCGAAGAGACCGTCAAAGCCAAATAA
- a CDS encoding DsbA family protein: protein MSTPSHLNAQPLVWGHGPRTFEVFLEPTCPYSVRAFNKLDDLLDEVGADNVTIKIRLQSQPWHLFSGVIVRCILAASTLPHGREQAHKVMQAVADHREEFEFTDHCSGPNMNATPQQIIERIERYSHVLLGAAFARPELQDVIKWHSKYARQNGIHVSPTFMVNGLVQPDLGSGDDVSVWAARIMA, encoded by the coding sequence ATGAGCACACCCTCGCATCTGAATGCCCAACCGCTGGTCTGGGGACACGGCCCGCGGACGTTTGAGGTGTTCCTTGAGCCCACCTGCCCCTACTCTGTCCGCGCGTTTAATAAACTCGACGATCTGCTCGATGAGGTCGGCGCCGATAACGTAACCATCAAGATACGGCTGCAGTCGCAGCCGTGGCATCTGTTCTCCGGGGTGATTGTCCGCTGCATCCTCGCCGCGTCCACCCTGCCGCATGGCAGAGAGCAGGCGCATAAGGTGATGCAGGCCGTGGCAGACCATCGGGAAGAGTTTGAATTTACCGATCACTGCAGCGGGCCGAACATGAACGCCACGCCGCAGCAAATCATTGAACGCATTGAGCGCTACAGTCACGTCCTGCTGGGAGCCGCCTTTGCCCGCCCGGAGCTGCAGGACGTGATCAAGTGGCACAGCAAATATGCCCGCCAGAACGGCATCCATGTCTCGCCGACCTTTATGGTCAATGGTCTGGTGCAGCCGGATCTGGGCAGCGGCGATGATGTCAGCGTGTGGGCCGCGCGGATTATGGCCTGA
- a CDS encoding PLP-dependent aminotransferase family protein produces MHDRRLAARAGELKPSAVRELLKHSKLPGVISLGGGIPAPELFDTEGLELAVQKVMSERFHDAFQYGLTEGYPPLRQAVSEICHARGVTCSAAQVYITSGSQQSLDIVARTLLDPGDTIVVERPTYLAALQVFQLAQANILSVDTDDDGMLVEQLADLLETTRVKAVYLVPTFGNPGGKTLSEARRRRLVELAKKYDFVILEDDPYGEISFTDAVRRPLYQHAVELGCEDQVVYTSTFSKILAPGMRIGWIVMPDWLAQQTVIVKQAADLHTNMLSQVITAEYLSLNRLQNQIALIREDYRKKCVALADALESRLGEHLEFSRPQGGMFLWARFRYPFDTMAWMKKTLENGVVYVPGEAFYHDNPDTRTLRLSYSTVSEAGLLTAVERLAASL; encoded by the coding sequence ATGCACGATCGGCGTCTCGCCGCCCGCGCGGGTGAACTCAAGCCCTCCGCCGTCCGCGAACTTCTCAAGCACAGTAAACTGCCGGGCGTGATCTCGCTTGGTGGCGGCATTCCGGCCCCGGAACTGTTTGATACCGAAGGCCTGGAGCTGGCGGTGCAGAAGGTGATGAGCGAGCGTTTTCATGACGCATTTCAGTACGGTCTGACCGAGGGCTACCCGCCGCTGCGTCAGGCGGTGAGTGAAATCTGCCACGCCCGTGGCGTGACCTGTTCAGCCGCTCAGGTCTATATCACCTCCGGCTCCCAGCAATCGCTGGATATCGTTGCCCGCACGCTGCTCGATCCAGGCGATACTATCGTCGTTGAGCGACCCACCTATCTGGCGGCGCTGCAGGTGTTTCAGCTGGCGCAGGCCAATATCCTCAGCGTCGATACCGATGATGACGGGATGCTGGTGGAGCAACTGGCCGACCTGCTGGAGACCACCCGCGTCAAAGCCGTCTACCTGGTGCCGACGTTCGGCAACCCCGGCGGTAAAACGCTGAGCGAGGCGCGTCGTCGCCGGCTGGTCGAGCTGGCGAAAAAATATGACTTCGTCATTCTGGAAGACGATCCCTACGGTGAAATTAGCTTTACTGACGCCGTGCGACGTCCGCTCTATCAGCACGCCGTTGAGCTGGGCTGTGAAGATCAGGTGGTTTACACCTCGACGTTTTCAAAGATCCTCGCGCCGGGGATGCGTATCGGCTGGATCGTCATGCCGGACTGGCTGGCGCAGCAGACGGTGATCGTTAAGCAGGCGGCGGATCTGCATACCAATATGCTGTCGCAGGTGATCACCGCGGAATACCTCAGCCTGAACCGGCTGCAAAATCAGATTGCGTTGATTCGCGAAGACTATCGCAAGAAGTGCGTGGCGCTGGCCGACGCGCTGGAGAGTCGCCTTGGCGAGCATCTGGAATTCAGCCGCCCACAGGGTGGGATGTTCCTGTGGGCGCGTTTCCGCTATCCGTTCGATACCATGGCATGGATGAAGAAAACGCTGGAAAACGGCGTTGTGTACGTCCCGGGGGAAGCGTTCTATCACGATAATCCGGATACCCGTACCCTGCGCCTTTCCTACTCCACGGTGTCGGAAGCGGGGCTGCTGACCGCCGTTGAGCGGCTGGCGGCCTCCCTGTAA
- a CDS encoding LysR family transcriptional regulator, translating to MDKLRGMETFIAVVECGSFTGAASRLGLSAVMVGKYIAHLEAQLATRLLERNTRRQSLTDAGRVYFDEAKRVMEQVSIAESAVERLRLAPAGTLRVSAPTSFGASVIAPLTATFLQAWPAVRVELDLTNRMVDLVDEGFDLAIRIGEIHQEDLVARYLAPYRMVICAAPAYLARYGTPGTPEDLADHLCLSHTVWTARNEWRLPGMEGEVRWKRDAVLRCNDGYALRQAAIAGAGLLMQPEVLLADALASGSLMRVLEAWTPQPRPVHLLWRQDRRPLPKLTQFIAHLQEGMADALATTRASE from the coding sequence ATGGATAAGCTGCGAGGGATGGAGACGTTTATTGCCGTGGTGGAGTGCGGCAGCTTTACCGGGGCGGCGTCGCGCCTGGGGCTGTCGGCGGTAATGGTCGGGAAATACATCGCCCATCTGGAAGCCCAGCTGGCGACGCGTCTGCTGGAGCGTAACACCCGACGCCAGAGCCTCACCGACGCCGGGCGGGTCTATTTTGACGAAGCGAAACGGGTGATGGAGCAGGTCTCCATCGCCGAAAGCGCCGTTGAGCGGCTGCGGCTGGCGCCCGCCGGCACCCTGCGGGTGAGCGCGCCCACCTCGTTCGGCGCCAGCGTGATCGCCCCCCTGACCGCCACCTTTCTGCAGGCCTGGCCAGCGGTCCGGGTGGAACTGGATCTGACCAACCGGATGGTCGATCTGGTGGATGAAGGTTTCGATCTGGCGATCCGCATTGGCGAGATCCATCAGGAGGATCTGGTGGCCCGCTATCTGGCGCCCTATCGGATGGTGATCTGCGCCGCGCCGGCTTATCTGGCGCGTTACGGAACGCCAGGGACGCCGGAAGATCTCGCCGATCATCTCTGCCTGTCCCATACGGTCTGGACCGCCCGCAACGAGTGGCGGCTGCCGGGCATGGAGGGGGAAGTGCGCTGGAAGCGCGATGCGGTTTTGCGCTGCAACGATGGCTATGCGCTGCGCCAGGCGGCGATCGCCGGGGCCGGGCTGCTGATGCAGCCGGAGGTGCTGCTGGCCGATGCGCTGGCCAGCGGCAGCCTGATGCGGGTGCTGGAGGCGTGGACCCCACAGCCGAGGCCCGTGCATCTGCTCTGGCGCCAGGATCGCCGGCCCCTGCCGAAGCTGACGCAGTTTATCGCCCACCTTCAGGAGGGAATGGCCGACGCGCTGGCGACGACCCGCGCGTCGGAATAA
- the yghX gene encoding YghX family hydrolase: MTRLTAKDFPQQLLEYYDYYAHGKISKREFLQLAGKYTVGGMTALALFNLLKPDYALAEQVPFTDPDIRPEYIHYPSPDGHGEVRAYLVTPTKIADKAPAVVVVHENRGLNPYIEDVARRVAKAGYIALAPDGLSSVGGYPGNDDEGRALQQKVDPVKLMNDFFAAVAFMAKHPQATGKVGITGFCYGGGVSNAAAVAIPELACAVPFYGRQPPLKEVDKIKAPLLLHYAGLDSGINEGWPAYQQALKEHHKVYEAYLYQGVNHGFHNDSTPRYDRAAADLAWQRTLAWFDKYLR, translated from the coding sequence ATGACGCGATTAACGGCCAAAGATTTCCCGCAGCAGCTGCTCGAGTATTATGACTACTATGCCCACGGCAAAATCAGCAAACGCGAGTTTCTCCAGCTGGCGGGGAAATATACCGTCGGCGGGATGACCGCGCTGGCGCTGTTTAATCTGCTGAAGCCCGACTATGCCCTGGCAGAGCAGGTACCGTTCACCGACCCGGATATCCGCCCGGAGTATATTCATTATCCCTCTCCTGACGGCCACGGCGAAGTGCGGGCTTACCTGGTGACGCCGACGAAAATAGCCGACAAAGCGCCCGCCGTGGTGGTGGTGCATGAGAACCGCGGCCTGAATCCCTATATTGAAGACGTCGCCCGGCGGGTGGCGAAAGCGGGGTATATCGCGCTGGCGCCGGATGGCCTGAGCTCCGTTGGCGGCTATCCGGGGAATGATGATGAAGGCCGTGCGCTGCAGCAGAAAGTCGATCCCGTGAAGCTGATGAATGACTTTTTTGCCGCGGTCGCGTTTATGGCGAAGCATCCGCAGGCGACGGGGAAGGTCGGTATCACCGGGTTTTGTTACGGCGGCGGCGTCAGCAACGCGGCGGCGGTGGCGATCCCGGAGCTAGCCTGCGCGGTGCCGTTTTACGGCCGCCAGCCGCCGCTGAAGGAGGTCGATAAAATTAAAGCGCCGCTGCTGCTGCATTACGCCGGACTCGATAGCGGCATTAATGAAGGTTGGCCCGCCTATCAACAGGCGTTGAAGGAACACCATAAAGTCTATGAGGCCTATCTCTACCAGGGCGTGAATCACGGCTTTCATAATGATTCTACGCCGCGCTACGATCGGGCTGCGGCGGACCTGGCCTGGCAACGCACGCTGGCATGGTTTGATAAGTATTTACGCTAG
- a CDS encoding DUF2623 family protein: MENHFGKGLMAGLQASYADTAAHAANFCADYKRGFVLGYSHRMFEKTGDRQLSAWEAGILTRRYGLDRDMVMDFFKESGSSTAMRYFMAGYRLES; encoded by the coding sequence ATGGAAAATCATTTTGGCAAAGGCTTAATGGCGGGGCTACAGGCATCCTATGCTGATACCGCCGCGCATGCGGCGAATTTTTGCGCCGACTATAAACGCGGGTTTGTGCTTGGTTACTCGCACCGCATGTTTGAAAAAACCGGCGACCGCCAGCTCAGCGCGTGGGAGGCGGGGATCCTGACCCGTCGCTATGGCCTTGACAGAGATATGGTGATGGACTTCTTCAAAGAGAGTGGTTCCTCGACCGCGATGCGCTACTTTATGGCGGGCTATCGGCTGGAAAGCTAA
- a CDS encoding TIGR00645 family protein — MERFLENAMYASRWLLAPVYFGLSLGLIALTIKFFQEIFHILPHIFSVSESDMILTLLSLVDMTLVGGLLVMVMFSGYENFVSQLDINEGKEKLSWLGKMDATSLKNKVAASIVAISSIHLLRVFMDAKNVPDNKLMWYVIIHLTFVLSAFVMGYLDRLTKVKH, encoded by the coding sequence ATGGAACGCTTTCTGGAAAATGCTATGTACGCCTCGCGCTGGCTGCTGGCGCCGGTTTATTTTGGCCTCTCGCTCGGTCTGATTGCGCTGACCATCAAATTTTTTCAGGAGATCTTCCACATACTGCCGCATATTTTTAGCGTCAGTGAGTCGGATATGATTCTGACCCTGCTGTCGCTGGTGGATATGACCCTGGTGGGCGGTTTGCTGGTGATGGTGATGTTCTCCGGGTATGAAAATTTTGTCTCGCAGCTGGATATTAACGAGGGTAAAGAAAAACTCAGCTGGCTGGGCAAAATGGACGCGACGTCGCTGAAAAATAAGGTTGCCGCCTCCATCGTGGCGATCTCCTCTATTCACCTGCTGCGGGTGTTTATGGATGCGAAAAACGTCCCGGACAATAAGCTGATGTGGTATGTCATCATCCATCTGACCTTTGTGCTGTCGGCCTTTGTGATGGGCTACCTCGATCGTCTGACCAAAGTGAAACACTGA
- the gss gene encoding bifunctional glutathionylspermidine amidase/synthase, whose protein sequence is MSKGSTSSDAPFGTLLGYAPGGVAIYSSNYSSLNPQDYPDDATFRSYIGNEYMGHKWQCVEFARRFLFLTYGFVFTDVGMAYEIFSLRFLREVVNDNILPLQAFANGARRPPIAGSLLIWQKGGEFKHTGHVAVITQLVGNKVRIAEQNVIHSPLPQGQQWTRELTLEVNAGRYTIKDTFADTEILGWMIQTDDTEHSLPQPVLPGEAMAIKGARLPNNGQFRGKWLNEKDPLQKAYVAANGHFINQDPYQYFTISESAEQELIKATNELHLMYLHATDKVMKDDNLLALFDIPKILWPRLRLSWQRRRHHMITGRMDFCMDERGLKVYEYNADSASCHTEGGLILEQWLKQGYYGTGHNPAEGLLDELAGAWKHSRARPFVHIMQDKDLEENYHAKFIQRSLTQAGFESKILFGLDELRWDAAGQLIDADGRLVNCVWKTWAWETAIEQVREVSADEYAAVPIRTGHPQNEVRLIDVLLRPEVLVFEPLWTVIPGNKAILPVLWSLFPHHRYLLDTDFVVNDELAKTGYAVKPISGRCGNNIDLIGPQDEVLDQTSGQFVDRKNIYQQLWCLPKVDGKYIQVCTFTVGGNYGGTCLRGDSSLVVKKESDIEPLIVLKDKA, encoded by the coding sequence ATGAGCAAAGGATCGACAAGCAGTGACGCCCCGTTTGGGACATTGTTAGGCTACGCGCCCGGCGGCGTGGCAATTTATTCATCGAATTACAGTAGCTTAAATCCGCAGGACTATCCGGATGACGCGACGTTTCGCAGCTACATCGGCAATGAGTATATGGGGCATAAATGGCAGTGCGTTGAATTTGCGCGCCGCTTTCTGTTCCTGACCTACGGGTTTGTCTTTACCGATGTGGGGATGGCCTATGAAATCTTCTCCCTGCGCTTTCTGCGCGAAGTGGTCAATGACAATATTCTCCCGCTGCAGGCCTTCGCCAACGGCGCCCGTCGTCCGCCGATCGCCGGTTCGCTGCTGATCTGGCAGAAGGGCGGCGAGTTTAAGCACACCGGCCACGTCGCGGTGATCACCCAGCTTGTCGGCAATAAGGTGCGTATCGCCGAGCAGAACGTCATTCACTCGCCGCTGCCGCAGGGCCAGCAGTGGACCCGCGAGCTGACCCTCGAGGTCAACGCCGGCCGGTACACCATCAAAGATACCTTTGCCGATACCGAAATTTTAGGCTGGATGATCCAGACCGACGATACCGAACACAGCCTGCCGCAGCCGGTGCTGCCGGGCGAGGCGATGGCGATCAAGGGCGCGCGGCTGCCGAACAACGGCCAGTTCCGCGGCAAATGGCTGAACGAGAAAGATCCGCTGCAGAAAGCCTACGTGGCGGCCAACGGCCATTTTATCAATCAGGATCCCTATCAGTATTTCACCATCAGCGAAAGCGCCGAACAGGAGCTGATTAAAGCCACCAACGAGCTGCACCTGATGTATCTGCACGCCACCGATAAGGTAATGAAGGATGATAACCTGCTGGCGCTGTTTGATATCCCGAAAATCCTCTGGCCGCGTCTGCGTCTCTCGTGGCAGCGCCGGCGTCATCATATGATCACCGGGCGCATGGATTTTTGCATGGACGAGCGCGGGCTGAAGGTGTACGAGTACAATGCCGACTCCGCCTCCTGCCATACCGAAGGCGGGCTGATCCTCGAGCAGTGGCTGAAGCAGGGCTACTACGGCACGGGTCACAATCCGGCTGAAGGTCTGCTCGATGAGCTGGCGGGGGCGTGGAAACACAGCCGGGCGCGGCCTTTCGTGCACATCATGCAGGACAAGGATCTGGAAGAGAATTACCACGCGAAGTTTATCCAGCGTTCGCTGACCCAGGCCGGTTTCGAGAGCAAAATTCTCTTTGGCCTCGATGAACTGCGCTGGGATGCCGCCGGCCAGCTGATCGACGCCGACGGGCGGCTGGTGAACTGCGTCTGGAAAACCTGGGCATGGGAAACCGCCATTGAGCAGGTGCGCGAAGTCAGCGCCGATGAGTACGCGGCGGTGCCGATTCGTACCGGACATCCGCAGAATGAGGTGCGACTGATTGACGTCCTGCTGCGTCCTGAAGTATTGGTATTCGAACCCCTGTGGACGGTGATCCCGGGCAACAAAGCGATCCTGCCGGTGCTGTGGTCGCTGTTCCCGCATCATCGCTATCTGCTGGATACCGATTTTGTGGTTAACGACGAGCTGGCGAAAACCGGTTATGCCGTGAAGCCCATTTCCGGACGCTGCGGGAACAATATCGACCTGATCGGGCCGCAGGATGAGGTTCTGGATCAGACCAGCGGCCAGTTTGTCGATCGTAAGAATATCTACCAGCAGCTGTGGTGCCTGCCGAAAGTGGATGGCAAGTATATCCAGGTGTGCACCTTTACCGTCGGCGGTAACTACGGCGGTACCTGCCTGCGCGGCGATTCGTCGCTGGTGGTGAAAAAAGAGAGCGACATAGAGCCGCTGATCGTATTGAAAGATAAAGCGTGA
- a CDS encoding trans-sulfuration enzyme family protein gives MSSIHTLSVHSGTFTDSHGAVMPPIYATSTFAQPAPGQHTGYEYSRSGNPTRHALETAIADLENGTRGYAFASGLAAISTVLELLDKDSHLVAVDDVYGGTYRLLENVRRRSAGLQVSWVKPDDLAGIEAAIRPDTRMIWVETPTNPLLKLADLSAIAAIARRHNLISVADNTFASPAIHRPLEHGFDIVVHSATKYLNGHSDVVAGLAVVGDNAELAEKLGYLQNAVGGVLDPFSSFLTLRGIRTLALRMERHSANALQLAEWLEQQPEVERVWFPWLASHPHHQLARQQMALPGGMISVVVKGDDGYAERIISKLRWFTLAESLGGVESLVSQPFSMTHASIPLEKRLANGITPQLIRLSVGIEDPHDLIADWQQALREE, from the coding sequence ATGTCATCCATCCACACCCTGAGCGTACATAGCGGAACCTTCACCGACAGCCACGGCGCAGTGATGCCGCCGATTTACGCCACCTCCACTTTTGCTCAGCCGGCGCCGGGGCAGCATACCGGCTATGAATATTCCCGTAGCGGGAACCCTACCCGCCACGCGCTGGAGACGGCGATCGCCGACCTGGAAAACGGCACGCGCGGCTACGCGTTCGCCTCCGGGCTGGCCGCTATCTCCACCGTGCTGGAGCTGCTGGATAAGGACAGCCACCTGGTGGCGGTCGATGATGTGTATGGCGGTACTTATCGCCTGCTGGAAAACGTTCGCCGCCGTAGCGCTGGTCTGCAGGTGAGCTGGGTGAAACCCGACGACCTGGCGGGGATTGAAGCGGCGATCCGCCCCGATACGCGCATGATCTGGGTGGAGACGCCCACCAACCCGCTGCTGAAGCTGGCGGATCTCAGCGCCATCGCCGCTATCGCGCGCCGCCATAACCTGATCAGCGTCGCCGATAACACTTTCGCCTCGCCGGCGATCCATCGCCCGCTGGAGCATGGGTTTGATATTGTGGTCCACTCCGCGACCAAGTACCTCAACGGCCATTCCGATGTCGTCGCCGGCCTGGCGGTGGTTGGCGATAACGCTGAGCTCGCGGAGAAGCTTGGCTACCTGCAGAATGCGGTAGGCGGTGTACTCGACCCGTTCAGCAGCTTCCTGACGCTACGCGGCATCCGCACCCTGGCGCTGCGGATGGAGCGCCACAGTGCGAACGCGCTGCAGCTCGCCGAATGGCTGGAACAGCAGCCGGAGGTGGAGCGAGTCTGGTTCCCCTGGCTGGCCTCGCACCCGCACCATCAGCTGGCGCGCCAGCAAATGGCCCTGCCCGGCGGCATGATTTCCGTCGTGGTGAAGGGCGATGACGGTTACGCCGAACGCATTATCAGCAAGTTGCGCTGGTTCACCCTTGCGGAGAGTCTGGGCGGCGTGGAGAGCCTGGTGAGCCAGCCCTTCAGCATGACCCATGCCTCGATCCCGCTGGAGAAGCGCCTGGCGAACGGCATCACGCCGCAGCTGATCCGCCTGTCGGTCGGGATCGAAGATCCTCACGATCTGATTGCCGACTGGCAGCAGGCGCTACGGGAGGAGTAA
- the exbB gene encoding tol-pal system-associated acyl-CoA thioesterase codes for MGNNLMQADLSVWGMYHHADIVVKVVMIGLILASVVTWAIFFGKGAEILASKRRLKREQQQLAEARSLDQASDIASAFEAKSLTTQLINEAQNELELSAGAEDNEGIKERTGFRLERRVAAVGRHMGRGNGYLATIGAISPFVGLFGTVWGIMNSFIGIAQTQTTNLAVVAPGIAEALLATAIGLFAAIPAVVIYNIFARMIGSYKASLGDVAAQVLLLQSRDLDLSASGVKPVRSAQKLRVG; via the coding sequence GTGGGTAATAATTTGATGCAGGCGGATCTCTCCGTTTGGGGTATGTATCATCATGCCGATATTGTCGTTAAGGTGGTGATGATTGGCCTGATTCTGGCGTCGGTCGTCACCTGGGCCATCTTCTTCGGTAAAGGGGCGGAAATCCTCGCCAGCAAGCGTCGCCTCAAACGTGAACAGCAGCAGCTGGCGGAAGCCCGCTCTCTCGATCAGGCCAGCGATATCGCCAGCGCCTTTGAGGCGAAAAGCCTCACCACCCAGCTTATCAATGAAGCGCAGAACGAACTCGAACTCTCCGCCGGTGCCGAAGACAATGAAGGCATCAAGGAACGAACCGGTTTCCGCCTTGAGCGCCGCGTCGCGGCCGTCGGTCGCCATATGGGGCGCGGCAACGGCTATCTGGCCACCATCGGCGCCATTTCGCCGTTCGTGGGCCTGTTCGGCACCGTCTGGGGCATCATGAACAGCTTTATCGGCATCGCCCAGACCCAGACCACCAACCTTGCGGTGGTGGCGCCGGGCATCGCGGAAGCGCTGCTGGCGACAGCTATCGGTCTGTTCGCCGCCATCCCGGCGGTGGTCATCTATAACATCTTCGCCCGCATGATCGGCAGCTATAAGGCCTCGCTCGGCGACGTCGCCGCTCAGGTCCTCCTGCTGCAAAGCCGCGACCTGGACCTCAGCGCCAGCGGCGTGAAGCCGGTGCGCAGCGCGCAGAAATTACGGGTAGGTTGA